From Shewanella psychrophila, a single genomic window includes:
- a CDS encoding chemotaxis protein CheB, with protein sequence MYEALVIGASAGGLHALTSILPLLPYDYPLAILIVQHRCREADSFLVDYLNERSAVRVKEAEPGEMIRPAHAYIAPAGYHLLVERDKTLSLSIDPPVNYSIPSIDVLFQSAAASYKNHLIGLILTGANSDGSLGLKMIKDYGGFIIVQDPLTAEADVMPKAAIDKVVADKIIPIDTLGHYLAECDYVPEISVAKGTLHE encoded by the coding sequence ATGTATGAAGCTTTGGTTATAGGGGCCTCCGCTGGGGGACTGCATGCATTGACCTCAATCTTACCGTTGCTCCCCTATGATTATCCTTTAGCTATTTTGATTGTTCAGCACAGATGCAGAGAGGCGGATAGTTTTTTGGTCGATTATTTAAATGAAAGATCGGCAGTTAGGGTCAAAGAGGCTGAGCCAGGTGAGATGATACGGCCTGCTCATGCGTACATTGCGCCTGCCGGTTATCATTTGCTGGTGGAGCGGGATAAAACTTTGAGTCTGAGTATCGATCCGCCGGTGAATTATTCCATCCCTTCCATTGACGTACTTTTTCAATCGGCAGCGGCCAGCTACAAGAATCACCTGATTGGGCTTATACTTACAGGAGCTAATTCTGATGGAAGTCTGGGGTTGAAAATGATCAAAGATTATGGAGGATTCATCATAGTCCAAGATCCTTTGACTGCCGAGGCCGATGTGATGCCAAAAGCCGCCATAGACAAGGTTGTTGCCGATAAAATTATCCCCATAGATACATTGGGGCATTATCTGGCTGAGTGTGATTATGTGCCCGAAATAAGCGTGGCTAAGGGGACATTACATGAATGA
- a CDS encoding CheR family methyltransferase, whose product MKPEDMIEFEVNQLLEAINFRYGYDFRDYSRASLERRILNRVSLSDLGFVSEMLPKILHEPDFFDLFLRDMSVTVTEMFREPQVFRKVRQEVFTQLKTYARVNIWHAGCATGEEVYSMAIMLKEEGLLARTRIYATDYNNHSLEIAEKGIYPAEKVKLFTQNYLASGGKASFADYYLAKFKSAKMAESLKEHITFANHNLMKDQSFAEMHLIVCRNVLIYFNPKLQDRVLGLFKESLIPRGFLLLGDKETLEFSQVKSSFEEFAAKERIFRRLIHV is encoded by the coding sequence ATGAAACCCGAAGATATGATTGAGTTTGAAGTCAATCAACTGCTTGAGGCGATAAATTTTCGTTATGGTTATGACTTTCGTGATTATTCCAGAGCTTCTCTGGAAAGAAGGATTTTAAATCGGGTATCGCTTTCGGATCTCGGCTTTGTGTCTGAGATGCTACCTAAAATTCTACATGAGCCGGACTTCTTCGATCTATTTTTACGTGACATGTCGGTGACAGTGACTGAAATGTTTCGTGAACCTCAGGTGTTTAGGAAGGTACGACAGGAGGTTTTTACCCAGCTTAAGACTTATGCGCGAGTCAATATCTGGCATGCAGGATGTGCTACCGGGGAAGAGGTCTACTCAATGGCGATTATGCTCAAGGAGGAGGGCCTGCTGGCGCGTACGCGGATTTATGCCACAGATTACAATAATCATTCTCTGGAGATTGCCGAGAAAGGAATATATCCCGCAGAAAAGGTAAAACTCTTTACTCAAAATTACCTAGCATCCGGTGGAAAGGCCTCATTTGCCGATTATTATTTGGCTAAATTCAAGTCGGCTAAGATGGCCGAATCACTTAAAGAACACATTACTTTTGCCAATCATAATTTGATGAAAGATCAGTCCTTTGCCGAGATGCACTTGATCGTGTGTCGTAACGTGCTCATCTATTTTAATCCCAAGTTACAAGACAGGGTGTTGGGCCTGTTTAAAGAGAGCTTGATCCCCAGAGGGTTTCTCTTACTCGGAGATAAGGAGACTCTGGAATTTAGTCAGGTAAAATCCTCATTTGAAGAGTTTGCTGCCAAGGAGCGGATATTCAGGCGGCTTATTCATGTATGA